Proteins from one Fragaria vesca subsp. vesca linkage group LG6, FraVesHawaii_1.0, whole genome shotgun sequence genomic window:
- the LOC101302287 gene encoding uncharacterized protein LOC101302287, which produces MFGFCCRRLQLLVPSISVDSSVTHFQKASPFSTSYSSLSFIGSEIHDDKPEDGKHQSFIVSYLINSFGFSPQLALSLSKKRGVHFNSPKQPDSVIKLLRDYGFSDTHVSEIVKKRPDLLSYNAQETIMPKLEFFTSVGIRGTALAHIISGNPKFLTFSLEENLRPCYVIIRSLPIPDKMVGLVLSKLYQGFTVTAPLLSNIAPNIAFLKSVQVPESSVNLYLSITLFAVSRETHKCKENVERVISMGISPSSSSFMKALYVISAVDGLKWVQRMEVYKTTFGWTEDDFFLAFRKNPMFMGMSEKIVLSKIDFLVKRMGWEPALVGASPSVLTYSLEKWTIPRCSVIRVLLLKGLIMKGEFSLGGTVTTSKSYFLDRFVIRYQEQVPELLNIFQGKMSIVDVGLGFEETGETT; this is translated from the coding sequence ATGTTTGGGTTCTGTTGTAGAAGATTGCAATTACTAGTTCCAAGCATTTCTGTTGATTCTTCAGTGACCCATTTTCAAAAGGCATCTCCTTTTAGCACATCATATTCGTCATTATCATTCATAGGGTCTGAAATACATGATGATAAACCAGAAGATGGAAAACACCAATCTTTTATAGTTTCATACTTGATAAACTCATTTGGGTTCTCCCCACAACTTGCTCTCTCTTTGTCCAAGAAGCGAGGAGTACACTTCAACTCCCCGAAACAACCAGATTCGGTCATTAAGCTTCTGAGAGACTATGGATTCAGTGATACCCATGTCTCTGAAATTGTTAAGAAACGCCCAGACCTGCTCTCATACAATGCTCAAGAGACCATAATGCCCAAACTCGAGTTTTTCACTTCTGTTGGCATAAGAGGCACTGCCCTTGCTCACATCATTTCCGGCAACCCAAAGTTTTTGACCTTTAGCTTAGAGGAAAATCTCAGACCCTGTTATGTTATAATCAGAAGTCTACCGATCCCGGACAAAATGGTGGGTCTTGTTCTTTCCAAATTGTATCAGGGATTCACGGTCACTGCGCCATTACTAAGCAATATTGCTCCCAATATTGCATTTCTCAAGTCAGTTCAGGTGCCTGAATCCTCGGTCAATTTGTATCTGAGCATTACCCTTTTCGCAGTGTCACGGGAAACCCACAAGTGTAAGGAAAACGTGGAGAGGGTCATCAGTATGGGAATAAGCCCCTCCTCATCTAGCTTTATGAAGGCCTTGTATGTGATATCTGCGGTGGATGGATTGAAATGGGTACAAAGGATGGAAGTATACAAGACCACATTCGGTTGGACTGAAGATGATTTCTTCTTGGCATTTAGAAAAAATCCCATGTTCATGGGAATGTCAGAGAAGATAGTTTTAAGTAAAATTGATTTTCTTGTCAAGAGAATGGGTTGGGAGCCTGCACTTGTAGGTGCAAGTCCGAGTGTTCTAACTTATAGTTTGGAGAAGTGGACTATACCTAGGTGTTCAGTTATTAGAGTGCTCCTGTTGAAGGGCTTAATAATGAAGGGAGAGTTTTCTTTGGGTGGCACGGTGACTACCAGTAAGAGTTACTTCTTGGATAGGTTTGTGATCAGATATCAAGAACAAGTACCTGAGTTGTTGAATATCTTTCAAGGGAAAATGAGTATTGTAGACGTTGGCTTAGGGTTTGAGGAAACAGGTGAAACAACATGA